The Vicia villosa cultivar HV-30 ecotype Madison, WI linkage group LG1, Vvil1.0, whole genome shotgun sequence genome includes a region encoding these proteins:
- the LOC131643549 gene encoding transmembrane ascorbate ferrireductase 1-like, which translates to MALGVPAVPFTYVVHVLGVVAAVLVLVWNFHFRGGLAWSSPNKALIFNLHPVLMLIGLIIFGGEAIISYKSLPLKKEVKKLIHLVLHAIALILGIIGICAAFKNHNESGIANLYSLHSWLGIGVISFYGIQWIFGFVVFFYPGGSSEIRRESLPWHVLFGLFVYILALATASLGFLEKLTFLESSGLPKYGSEALLVNFTAIITILFGTFVVLSAISQAPPAADDYAPISVD; encoded by the exons ATGGCGTTGGGTGTTCCTGCTGTTCCGTTCACGTACGTTGTTCACGTTCTCGGTGTTGTCGCCGCCGTATTGGTGTTGGTCTGGAACTTCCATTTCAGAGGTGGTTTGGCTTGGAGTTCTCCCAATAAGGCTCTCATCTTCAAT CTTCATCCTGTTCTTATGCTTATTGGCTTAATAATATTTGGAGGTGAAG CGATTATAAGTTACAAATCTCTTCCGTTGAAGAAGGAAGTGAAGAAACTGATACACCTTGTTCTCCACGCGATTGCATTAATTCTTGGAATAATTGGAATTTGTGCTGCGTTCAAGAATCACAATGAAAGTGGGATTGCTAATCTGTACAGCTTGCATTCATGGCTTGGAATCGGGGTTATATCCTTTTATGGCATTCAG TGGATATTTGGGTTTGTTGTATTTTTCTACCCTGGTGGAAGTTCAGAGATAAGACGTGAGTCACTTCCATGGCATGTATTATTCGGGCTGTTTGTGTATATTTTAGCTCTTGCCACTGCTTCTCTTGGGTTTCTGGAAAAGCTCACATTTTTGGAGAGTTCAGGACTTCCAAAATATGGTTCTGAAGCTTTACTTGTCAACTTCACTGCAATAATCACAATCTTATTTGGTACTTTTGTTGTATTATCGGCCATATCTCAAGCTCCACCAGCTGCCGATGACTACGCACCCATATCAGTTGATTAA
- the LOC131649347 gene encoding uncharacterized protein LOC131649347, translated as MWVRKGVISIIDLSNDYYLVAFSHEDDKKAALANGPWFIYDHYLTVKDWRPNFQPNTYSIDEVAVWVRISGLPIEYYDPRALTVFGNRIGRTIKLDKTTIKQERGKYARICVTVNLAKSLLAMFDINGSCYKIEYEGLHLLCLNYGRYGHYKEGCMHNVNTVAARGSRAEGEEHQAKGMTDIVVDNHNVEDGPWRIVQKPRKTRKIPEGRKIAAPTKINDEAKVGGSRFHALIVEDSELMGNDNIINVDNSCDIIENYDNYGLKLNDKGGVSGITNVVGFDGVSKRTTFFWKGQESSK; from the coding sequence ATGTGGGTTCGCAAAGGTGTTATTAGTATCATTGATCTAAGTAATGATTACTATCTGGTGGCTTTTTCGCATGAGGATGATAAGAAGGCAGCTCTCGCTAATGGTCCATGGTTTATCTACGACCATTATCTTACAGTCAAGGATTGGAGGCCAAATTTTCAACCGAATACATATTCAATTGATGAAGTGGCGGTGTGGGTCAGAATCTCTGGTTTACCCATTGAATATTATGATCCAAGAGCCCTAACGGTCTTTGGTAATCGGATTGGGCGAACTATCAAACTAGACAAGACGACTATCAAACAAGAGAGAGGTAAATATGCTAGAATTTGCGTGACTGTTAACCTGGCGAAATCGCTTCTAGCCATGTTTGATATTAATGGAAGCTGCTATAAAATTGAGTATGAAGGATTGCATCTTCTTTGCTTAAATTATGGCCGTTATGGGCACTACAAAGAGGGATGTATGCATAATGTGAATACGGTGGCTGCTAGAGGGTCTAGGGCTGAGGGAGAAGAACACCAAGCTAAGGGGATGACAGATATTGTGGTTGATAATCATAATGTGGAAGATGGACCTTGGAGAATTGTGCAGAAACCGAGAAAAACTAGGAAGATCCCAGAGGGCCGGAAAATTGCTGCTCCGACGAAGATTAACGATGAAGCCAAAGTGGGGGGATCTCGATTTCATGCCTTAATTGTTGAAGATTCGGAGTTGATGGGCAATGATAATATCATTAATGTTGATAATAGCTGTGATATTATTGAAAATTATGATAATTATGGGCTTAAATTGAACGATAAAGGTGGAGTTAGTGGTATTACGAATGTTGTCGGATTTGATGGGGTCTCTAAAAGAACTACCTTTTTTTGGAAAGGACAAGAATCTTCCAAATAG
- the LOC131649355 gene encoding uncharacterized protein LOC131649355, producing the protein MKDEPDWLFTAIYASPQECLKKLLWDELKSLASNINVPWMVAGDFNDIAHISEKRGGVLAATNRCGLFRKRMNDCMLSDLESHGPKFTWRGPVFQGGQHIIEKLDRAMSNDLWRVQFPDVIVKVLVRVDFSDHHPILINLKEEYVDPIKKPFRFENAWLMHESYQAMLQSSWRKDQDVTLNHNNIQAGIESWKFETFD; encoded by the coding sequence ATGAAGGATGAGCCGGATTGGTTGTTTACTGCCATATATGCTAGCCCGCAAGAGTGTCTTAAGAAGCTGTTGTGGGATGAGTTGAAGAGTTTAGCTAGTAATATTAATGTTCCGTGGATGGTTGCTGGAGATTTCAACGATATAGCTCATATATCCGAGAAGAGAGGTGGCGTTCTGGCGGCAACGAATCGGTGTGGGTTGTTTAGGAAGAGAATGAATGACTGTATGCTAAGTGATCTGGAGTCTCATGGTCCAAAGTTTACTTGGAGAGGGCCAGTTTTTCAAGGTGGTCAACATATCATTGAGAAACTTGACAGAGCCATGAGTAATGACTTGTGGAGAGTCCAATTCCCTGATGTTATCGTGAAAGTGCTAGTGCGTGTTGATTTTTCGGATCATCATCCAATCCTTATAAATTTGAAAGAAGAGTATGTGGATCCTATAAAGAAGCCTTTTAGATTTGAAAATGCATGGTTAATGCATGAATCTTATCAAGCAATGTTGCAAAGCTCTTGGAGGAAAGACCAAGACGTTACGTTAAACCATAACAATATCCAGGCCGGAATTGAGAGTTGGAAGTTTGAGACTTTTGATTAG
- the LOC131649369 gene encoding uncharacterized protein LOC131649369, whose amino-acid sequence MSDVRSVIFDVCNKEDRKVAGRVAVMVEALWKNRNDMVWNNEKEEASRLGWLAFHQWQELHNAQNVPVNNNLQHLEVIWSPLEGDWVKCNVDAGFNLHLGTTNRGWCVRGAGGIFIHAGVAWDIKNLSILEAEALALKEAIQDSIALHLDRVIFESDSLSVVTALHSNPSGRSEFHHIIRSISLLLSSFHNFEVKFVKRQANMVAHSLVKAANSWARRSSMHYCQKKNIVCA is encoded by the coding sequence ATGTCGGATGTTCGTTCGGTAATCTTTGATGTTTGTAATAAGGAAGATAGGAAGGTAGCAGGTCGAGTCGCTGTCATGGTAGAAGCATTGTGGAAGAATAGGAATGACATGGTTTGGAATAATGAAAAGGAGGAGGCATCCCGTCTTGGGTGGCTTGCTTTCCATCAATGGCAGGAATTGCATAATGCCCAAAATGTTCCGGTTAATAACAATCTTCAGCACCTTGAGGTAATTTGGTCTCCTCTTGAGGGGGATTGGGTTAAATGCAATGTCGACGCCGGTTTCAACTTGCACTTGGGAACGACAAATAGAGGTTGGTGTGTGCGGGGAGCGGGTGGCATTTTCATTCACGCGGGTGTGGCTTGGGACATTAAAAATCTCTCTATTCTCGAAGCTGAGGCTTTAGCTCTTAAAGAGGCTATTCAGGATTCTATTGCTCTTCATCTAGACCGAGttatttttgaaagtgactctCTTAGCGTGGTTACGGCTTTGCATTCTAATCCTAGTGGAAGGTCCGAGTTTCATCATATAATTCGTTCTATTAGTTTGCTTTTATCTTCTTTTCAcaactttgaggttaagtttgtTAAAcgccaagcgaatatggttgcccaCTCTCTTgttaaggcggccaattcttgggctaGGCGTAGCTCTATGCAttattgtcaaaaaaaaaacattgtatGTGCATAG